In a genomic window of Rubripirellula tenax:
- a CDS encoding TCR/Tet family MFS transporter, producing the protein MSDSPTNPYEPAATPPLPGAPSSGPRQAAMAFILLTLFIDILGIGIVIPVLPELVRELVGEDPVSATMIVDAASIDVSSIDVAVTDAVAASETKSFSRAGRYVGVIGATYALMQFLFAPIIGALSDRFGRRPVLLCSMFGLGIDFLIQGFATNIAWLFAGRVLAGIMGASLTTGNAYIADVSTDDNRARNFGLVGVMFGLGFTIGPALGGLLGGISLRLPFFVAAGLALVNWLYGYFVVPESLGVDKRTAFTLRGANPLDSLRRLADYPLVAALAAVFVCKSLAQRGLENVWVLYTGFKFDWDAGVNGLALGLVGVMAIIVQGGMVRPTIKRFGERGAVVGGTIISAIAFAGYGLASEGWMIPMIIVFGAFGGVAGPAIQSLVTGSVSETEQGRIQGALTSLTSLTNIIAPLFFNTLLFSYFISDQAPFVLPGAPLLVGSALLTASIFIAINVFRRFPKPAS; encoded by the coding sequence CTGTTTATCGACATTCTTGGAATCGGAATCGTGATTCCGGTACTGCCAGAGTTGGTTCGTGAATTGGTCGGCGAAGACCCCGTGTCAGCGACAATGATTGTCGACGCAGCCAGCATCGATGTGTCCAGTATCGATGTGGCGGTGACCGATGCTGTGGCGGCCAGCGAGACGAAAAGTTTCTCGAGAGCCGGACGTTACGTCGGCGTGATCGGTGCGACGTACGCGTTGATGCAGTTCTTGTTTGCGCCCATCATTGGCGCGTTGTCGGACCGTTTCGGTCGTCGGCCGGTGCTGTTGTGTTCGATGTTTGGACTGGGAATCGATTTCCTGATCCAGGGTTTCGCAACCAACATTGCTTGGTTGTTCGCCGGACGCGTCTTGGCCGGCATCATGGGCGCGAGTTTGACGACGGGTAACGCTTACATCGCCGACGTTTCGACCGACGACAATCGGGCTCGGAATTTCGGTTTGGTTGGCGTGATGTTCGGACTTGGGTTTACGATCGGACCGGCGTTGGGCGGCTTGTTGGGCGGGATCAGTTTGCGTTTGCCGTTCTTTGTCGCGGCCGGATTGGCGCTGGTGAATTGGTTGTACGGATACTTCGTTGTGCCGGAATCGCTGGGCGTCGACAAAAGGACGGCGTTCACGCTTCGCGGCGCCAACCCGCTGGATTCGCTGCGTCGCTTGGCCGACTATCCGCTGGTTGCCGCATTGGCGGCGGTGTTCGTATGCAAATCGTTGGCCCAACGGGGACTAGAGAACGTTTGGGTGCTGTACACCGGGTTCAAGTTCGATTGGGATGCGGGCGTCAATGGATTGGCCCTTGGTTTGGTGGGCGTGATGGCGATCATCGTGCAAGGCGGGATGGTTCGACCGACGATCAAACGTTTCGGTGAACGGGGCGCAGTCGTCGGCGGGACGATCATTTCGGCAATCGCATTTGCTGGCTACGGACTTGCGTCCGAGGGATGGATGATTCCGATGATCATCGTCTTCGGAGCATTTGGAGGTGTCGCCGGCCCGGCGATCCAGAGTTTGGTGACGGGATCGGTCAGCGAAACGGAACAGGGCCGAATCCAGGGAGCCCTGACGAGCCTGACGAGCTTGACCAACATCATCGCGCCGCTGTTCTTTAACACGCTGTTGTTTAGCTACTTCATCAGCGACCAGGCTCCGTTCGTGCTTCCCGGGGCCCCGCTTTTGGTGGGTTCCGCTTTGTTGACAGCGTCGATTTTCATCGCCATCAACGTGTTTCGCCGATTCCCCAAACCGGCGAGCTGA
- a CDS encoding RNA polymerase sigma factor, which produces MLNAKTITEHLLQNRLALTSYVYSVTRNFHLAEDVFQEICVKAVSQKHDFESSDHLSKWFRVSARNRAIDVIRTREGRYVGLSEDMLGLIEGNWDQSTDSRRETLLDSLQDCLATLTPRSQRIVRLRYFENRSGREVAELMGQKVESAYQAIARIHRLLGDCISQKLETESS; this is translated from the coding sequence ATGTTGAATGCGAAAACGATCACCGAACATCTGCTCCAGAATCGGCTGGCGTTGACTTCATACGTCTATTCGGTGACTCGAAACTTCCATCTGGCCGAAGATGTTTTTCAAGAAATTTGCGTGAAAGCGGTTAGCCAAAAACACGATTTTGAATCTTCGGATCATTTATCGAAGTGGTTTCGCGTGAGCGCCCGCAATCGCGCGATCGATGTGATTCGTACCCGCGAAGGTCGGTATGTGGGGCTGTCGGAAGACATGCTCGGGCTGATCGAGGGGAATTGGGATCAATCCACGGACTCGCGACGCGAAACGCTGTTGGATTCCCTTCAAGATTGCTTGGCAACGCTGACTCCGCGCAGTCAGCGGATCGTCAGGCTTCGCTATTTTGAGAATCGTTCTGGACGCGAGGTGGCTGAACTGATGGGCCAAAAAGTCGAATCGGCCTACCAAGCGATTGCCCGCATCCACCGGTTGCTGGGCGATTGTATTTCGCAAAAGTTGGAGACCGAGTCGTCATGA
- a CDS encoding FecR domain-containing protein, translating into MNDNERFLFECRIAAYQDGGLDEAELAKFENEMRKDPEKLRLFIGVQRQTGAMIELFRNEAFQIADHDHCDDGNLSRDNIALPLSRGSDEADREHSRRYRSRNTWFTVAAVAAVILAMFTVGALAIRDELAKGLVANNGSATDPIRDDLNAKDPGLSDSAQLEALSQIEARGAIITYGSQATWSDGKTRSLRDRLVDGQRYQLVSGATRFRMAGGAIVSIGGPAEFSIADSTTIDFISGRLTARLPDKNSDLKVRAGDMEVRDLGTAFGLTMAADGKVDVAVFDGEVTARINGDINQTQGKTFGQGMGFSADIDSERLEPIPYAPEPYQDIWPLTVGINDVSDLIEFVPPGRNQSLPLLADDHKLFLVAEQLNRRIDHPLRVDLLGAGQSWPLTRENRHRLGEGRFVSSYLLIYQPDAIENRTTLSISGSISFQHEILGVAVSPSQLSKTDDIFGLPGIDYSKFDLRRLEHIPTDSGRVPADILQASEDGRELHFTLYVSSGMDHIRVLVDDGNPTTKARIVGGE; encoded by the coding sequence ATGAATGACAATGAACGATTTCTTTTTGAGTGCCGAATCGCCGCGTACCAAGATGGCGGTTTGGACGAAGCCGAATTGGCCAAGTTTGAAAACGAGATGCGGAAAGATCCGGAAAAGCTAAGGCTTTTTATCGGAGTGCAGCGGCAAACGGGTGCCATGATCGAATTGTTCCGCAACGAAGCGTTTCAAATTGCGGACCATGACCACTGCGATGATGGCAACCTGAGTCGCGACAACATCGCCCTCCCGTTGTCTCGCGGTTCCGACGAAGCGGATCGCGAACACAGTCGCCGATACCGGTCGCGAAATACATGGTTCACGGTCGCAGCGGTTGCCGCAGTCATCTTGGCGATGTTCACGGTTGGGGCGTTGGCGATTCGCGACGAACTTGCGAAGGGCTTGGTAGCCAACAACGGTTCTGCGACCGATCCGATACGCGATGATTTGAACGCAAAGGATCCTGGCCTATCGGATTCTGCTCAATTGGAAGCGCTTTCACAAATAGAAGCTCGGGGCGCCATCATCACTTACGGGAGCCAAGCAACGTGGTCGGACGGGAAGACGCGAAGCCTACGTGACCGGCTTGTTGATGGACAACGGTATCAACTGGTATCGGGAGCGACGCGTTTTCGTATGGCCGGCGGCGCGATCGTATCGATCGGCGGACCGGCGGAGTTTTCGATAGCCGATTCGACGACGATCGATTTCATATCGGGTCGATTGACGGCGCGGTTGCCAGACAAAAACAGTGATCTGAAAGTTCGTGCTGGGGATATGGAAGTGCGTGATCTGGGTACGGCTTTCGGATTGACGATGGCGGCGGACGGCAAAGTCGATGTTGCCGTTTTCGATGGCGAGGTCACCGCCCGTATCAACGGAGACATCAACCAGACTCAGGGAAAGACCTTCGGGCAAGGGATGGGATTTTCCGCAGACATCGACAGCGAACGACTCGAACCCATTCCCTATGCCCCCGAACCGTACCAGGACATTTGGCCTTTGACGGTTGGGATCAATGACGTGTCCGACTTGATCGAATTTGTGCCGCCGGGCCGAAACCAGTCGCTGCCGCTTTTGGCTGATGATCACAAACTGTTTCTGGTTGCTGAGCAGTTGAATCGCCGCATCGATCATCCATTGAGAGTTGATCTGTTGGGCGCAGGCCAGTCTTGGCCGTTGACCCGAGAAAATCGCCACCGTCTTGGCGAAGGACGGTTCGTCAGCAGTTACTTGTTGATTTATCAACCCGATGCGATCGAGAACCGGACAACACTCTCGATTTCCGGAAGCATCTCGTTCCAGCACGAAATTCTGGGGGTGGCAGTTTCACCTTCGCAGCTAAGCAAGACCGACGACATCTTTGGCTTGCCTGGAATCGACTATTCAAAATTTGACTTGCGTCGACTCGAGCACATTCCGACGGACAGTGGTCGAGTACCGGCCGACATTCTGCAAGCCAGCGAGGACGGTCGCGAGCTGCATTTCACGCTTTATGTATCGTCGGGCATGGATCACATTCGTGTGCTCGTTGACGACGGCAATCCGACGACGAAGGCTCGTATTGTTGGTGGTGAATGA
- a CDS encoding DUF1559 domain-containing protein, producing the protein MRTVVRNRSGFTLVELLVVIAIIGVLVGLLLPAVQAAREAARRMSCSNNFKQIGLAIHNYHSAYKQIPQHGSGTGQRVTVGAGLQFWNNNNFKNLERLSFLVALTPFIEQQALWEQIANPNGYNADGTLRTPPWEAMGPTPNVGTYGPWATNIPGFRCPSDPGEGLPALGRTNYGACLGDSINCSTFGGKTAWVITNTNFAQEIRASGRGVFTAKQTRAFRDIIDGLANTIMAGELMTDLGDRSVATRIATNNDGPTVYTNPAFCEQFVNPLRPQFWNETGVTLGGTGFGRGYRWADFSPIFSGVFTILPPNSELCGIDHSTLSGLSPIPGDMTLVPSGQDHAKEVVASPSSRHQGGCHVLMGDGAVKFITDSIEAGNQNGEMVTRRGTGPAVAGAASPYGLWGSLGTRASHEVISEEL; encoded by the coding sequence ATGAGAACAGTGGTTCGGAATCGTTCCGGTTTCACTTTGGTGGAACTATTGGTTGTGATCGCGATCATCGGCGTGTTGGTTGGCTTGTTGTTGCCGGCCGTGCAAGCGGCACGCGAGGCGGCGCGGCGCATGAGTTGCAGCAACAACTTCAAGCAAATCGGCTTGGCCATTCACAACTACCACTCGGCCTACAAACAGATTCCCCAGCACGGATCTGGTACGGGACAGCGCGTCACCGTTGGCGCTGGCTTACAGTTCTGGAACAACAACAACTTTAAGAACCTCGAGCGATTGAGTTTCTTGGTTGCTTTGACCCCGTTCATCGAGCAACAGGCTCTTTGGGAACAGATTGCCAATCCAAACGGGTACAACGCGGACGGAACGCTCCGAACCCCGCCTTGGGAAGCGATGGGGCCCACACCGAACGTCGGTACATATGGCCCTTGGGCAACCAACATTCCAGGCTTCCGCTGCCCAAGCGACCCCGGCGAAGGCTTGCCGGCTTTGGGACGAACCAACTATGGCGCTTGCTTGGGTGATTCGATCAACTGTTCGACCTTTGGTGGCAAGACGGCATGGGTGATTACGAATACGAACTTCGCCCAAGAGATTCGCGCATCGGGTCGCGGGGTTTTCACCGCCAAGCAAACTCGCGCCTTCCGTGACATCATCGACGGCTTGGCCAACACGATCATGGCGGGTGAATTGATGACCGACCTTGGCGATCGAAGTGTCGCGACACGAATCGCAACAAACAACGATGGCCCGACCGTCTACACCAATCCAGCTTTTTGCGAGCAATTCGTGAATCCGCTTCGCCCTCAATTTTGGAACGAGACTGGCGTGACGCTTGGTGGTACTGGGTTCGGACGCGGTTACCGCTGGGCCGACTTCTCGCCCATTTTCTCGGGTGTATTCACCATTCTTCCGCCCAACTCGGAACTTTGTGGAATCGACCACAGCACATTGTCGGGTTTGTCACCGATTCCCGGTGACATGACGCTGGTCCCATCCGGCCAAGACCATGCAAAGGAAGTCGTTGCGTCGCCCAGCAGCCGTCACCAAGGTGGCTGTCACGTTCTGATGGGCGATGGTGCGGTGAAGTTCATTACCGATTCGATCGAAGCTGGAAACCAGAACGGTGAAATGGTCACTCGCCGTGGCACTGGACCGGCGGTCGCCGGCGCAGCTAGCCCGTACGGTTTGTGGGGCTCGCTAGGCACTCGGGCCAGTCACGAAGTTATCAGCGAAGAGCTCTAA
- a CDS encoding histidinol-phosphatase HisJ family protein: MSDSDASEPRDSQPLLFESHSHTPLCNHAIGEPTLYAAAAKNRGLRGLIVTCHNPMPDGFSSRVRMREDQLDEYIDLVDDTRQQWAGSVDVRLGLEADYFEGYEAYLEKQLSSADFHFVLGSVHPQIDEFRQKYWSADPIEIQRTYFRLLAKAAKTGLFDSLAHPDLIKNMFSDSWNEQAVIDDIRSALDDIADTGIAMELNTSGVNKMISEMNPFPGMLREMQTRGIPVTLGADAHQPERVADGYETALELLADCGYKHVNFFLDRKRHSVAIDDAMASLVHPTTIG, translated from the coding sequence TTGTCTGATTCCGATGCTTCTGAACCTCGAGATTCGCAGCCATTACTGTTCGAGTCTCATTCCCATACGCCGCTTTGCAACCATGCGATTGGCGAGCCAACCCTCTATGCGGCGGCCGCCAAGAACCGGGGCCTGCGAGGCCTGATTGTGACATGCCACAATCCGATGCCCGATGGTTTTTCGTCGCGGGTCCGGATGCGTGAAGATCAGCTCGATGAGTACATCGATTTGGTGGACGACACTCGTCAGCAATGGGCGGGCAGCGTCGATGTTCGACTGGGTTTGGAAGCGGACTATTTCGAAGGCTACGAGGCGTATCTCGAGAAGCAGCTTTCGTCCGCGGATTTCCATTTCGTGCTCGGATCCGTTCACCCACAAATTGATGAGTTCCGACAAAAGTACTGGTCAGCTGACCCGATCGAGATTCAACGAACCTATTTCCGTCTGCTCGCCAAAGCCGCGAAGACGGGGCTGTTCGATTCGCTGGCTCACCCCGATTTGATCAAGAACATGTTTTCGGATTCTTGGAACGAGCAGGCCGTCATCGATGACATTCGTAGCGCCCTCGACGACATCGCCGACACGGGCATCGCGATGGAACTGAACACTTCCGGAGTGAACAAAATGATCTCAGAGATGAACCCGTTTCCGGGGATGCTTCGCGAAATGCAAACACGTGGAATCCCGGTCACTTTGGGCGCCGACGCCCACCAACCCGAACGGGTGGCCGATGGCTACGAGACGGCGCTAGAGTTATTGGCGGATTGCGGATACAAACACGTCAACTTTTTCCTGGACCGCAAACGCCACTCGGTCGCAATCGACGACGCCATGGCGTCTTTGGTGCATCCGACAACGATCGGATAG
- the ppnP gene encoding pyrimidine/purine nucleoside phosphorylase: protein MKVNEYFDGKVTSIGFENKEGRATAGVMAAGEYEFGTSENELMKVVSGELLIKLPGETDFTSYAAGTSFKVPANVKFGVKVPESTAYLCFYG from the coding sequence ATGAAAGTCAACGAGTATTTCGACGGCAAAGTCACATCCATCGGCTTCGAGAACAAAGAAGGCCGCGCGACCGCGGGCGTGATGGCGGCGGGAGAATATGAATTTGGGACGAGCGAAAACGAACTGATGAAAGTCGTTTCGGGTGAATTGCTGATCAAATTGCCCGGCGAAACGGACTTCACCAGCTATGCGGCCGGAACCAGCTTCAAAGTCCCCGCGAACGTTAAGTTCGGCGTCAAAGTGCCGGAATCAACGGCCTATCTTTGTTTCTATGGCTAG
- the radC gene encoding RadC family protein, with translation MSIERRQRLFAVIEPLVTLNDFSSEEAKQNCSESHPAYVTRTLGQLVTDGVLQRSEVAGEFRYRWIESKKTFEAAVWIDSQIHGTQIKETPTEDRPRERLLRLGAASLSNAELLAILIRVGVVKESAVVGGRKVANRFAQRIEDLSKCTPKDLKDVSVAVKKDSYCQIMAGIELGRRIASIEANRTPIATKITSTKEAIDYCQRAFARLATDGVQEEFHIVTLDTKHKPIQTHCITIGTLDASLVHPREVFHPAIRDSSSAILLVHNHPSGDPTPSREDHQVTDRLTESGKILGINVLDHIIVARQRCLSIRESS, from the coding sequence GTGAGCATTGAACGACGCCAACGTCTCTTCGCGGTCATCGAACCGCTCGTCACGTTAAACGACTTTTCGTCCGAAGAAGCCAAACAGAACTGCAGCGAGTCGCACCCCGCCTACGTCACTCGCACGCTCGGCCAATTGGTGACCGACGGCGTCTTGCAACGCAGCGAAGTGGCCGGTGAATTTCGTTACCGTTGGATCGAGTCGAAGAAGACGTTCGAAGCCGCGGTCTGGATCGACTCGCAAATTCACGGGACGCAGATCAAAGAAACACCGACCGAAGATCGGCCCCGCGAACGACTGCTTCGATTGGGCGCGGCATCACTTTCCAACGCCGAGTTGTTGGCAATCCTGATCCGCGTCGGCGTTGTCAAAGAATCCGCGGTCGTTGGCGGTAGAAAAGTCGCAAATCGGTTTGCCCAACGCATCGAGGATCTGTCCAAGTGTACGCCCAAGGACTTGAAGGACGTTTCCGTTGCGGTGAAAAAGGATAGCTACTGTCAAATCATGGCCGGCATCGAACTGGGCCGCCGCATCGCATCGATCGAGGCAAACCGGACGCCGATTGCAACCAAAATCACCAGCACCAAGGAAGCGATCGACTACTGCCAGCGCGCCTTCGCTCGACTTGCGACAGATGGCGTGCAGGAAGAATTCCACATCGTGACGCTCGACACGAAACACAAACCGATTCAAACGCACTGCATCACGATCGGCACACTTGACGCCAGCCTGGTGCATCCACGCGAAGTCTTTCATCCGGCGATCCGCGACAGCTCTTCCGCGATCTTGTTGGTGCACAACCATCCCAGTGGGGACCCGACGCCGAGTCGCGAGGATCATCAAGTCACCGATCGCTTAACCGAATCAGGGAAGATTCTGGGCATCAATGTCTTGGATCACATCATCGTTGCGCGACAACGATGTTTGAGCATCCGCGAATCAAGCTAA
- a CDS encoding DUF11 domain-containing protein produces MKSFGVRLAAGLVTIVFGAYAAALAQKDKQNGTSSWTAEAPSIGQPAAPIAGIAEEQWLSEPDEQRRQFAQASFTENRDVHDDVFAASNVAMVQHTEEVPQDDYGYDAADSGFAPPSAPAALGSPQPEMEWAMPPDAGQDPGQYAGQDPGQYDVAAEMSYDAADVRTERSLSMTFPSEAPGEPAPAPAMSQPAAPMPEFSISEMPDVQYYEAEQEPAPQPMAQDNLLRSAPAGDMMRDAMPRDAMPPAPPAEAYAAPAPITYAPATAYPGNAYNADQQGGYPATNNPPPRMASLADVPTGMRAEPSYPAAAPNSGAFQGYAPEPGYQPQALPQPASAIEMDSKLLVDLPGDRRLEGIQSPSIVIHKRAPAQVTVGKPATFVIQVQNVGAVEADVTVHDRVPQGTRLIDASPAPVQQGDVLMWQLGVMQAGAEQTVTMQLVPETEGEIGSVARVTFEAAASVRTMSTRPELKIVQRAPEKVLIGQQLEIELEVSNPGSGTAGNVSLQEDVPDGLEHPKGRQLDNLIGNLAPGEVRTQVLRLKAVSPGLVQNTIRLVSEDGLTAEHSINVEVIAPKIEVALSAPSLRYLERQVACQLEIMNTGTADANNVEVSVQLDRGFTFVSTDYEGQYDPSRHSVFWSLAQLPPGGRGSVPLTLLAVESGDRIITVDARADLGIAAKNERTIRVEGLAELSFQIINPGGPIELGAESSYEITINNSGSKPDTNVRLELYLPPGLELIAADGDAGTDGRGLVAFQPRAQLAPGAEMKYRVRVRGVAAGTHLVKAVVVSDQATKPVSKEESTLVYADQ; encoded by the coding sequence ATGAAATCGTTTGGCGTTCGACTTGCCGCTGGTCTGGTTACTATCGTTTTTGGCGCCTACGCGGCTGCCCTTGCCCAAAAAGACAAGCAAAACGGCACCAGTTCTTGGACAGCCGAGGCTCCGTCGATCGGCCAGCCGGCTGCACCGATCGCCGGGATCGCGGAAGAGCAATGGTTGAGCGAGCCCGACGAACAGCGTCGCCAATTCGCGCAGGCATCGTTTACCGAAAATCGTGATGTTCACGATGACGTCTTTGCGGCGTCCAACGTCGCTATGGTCCAGCACACCGAAGAAGTGCCGCAGGACGACTATGGTTACGACGCCGCCGATTCCGGTTTCGCACCGCCGTCGGCTCCCGCCGCACTTGGCAGCCCCCAACCGGAAATGGAATGGGCGATGCCGCCCGATGCAGGGCAAGACCCAGGGCAGTATGCAGGACAAGACCCAGGACAGTACGACGTGGCCGCGGAAATGTCCTACGACGCCGCCGACGTTCGAACCGAGCGTTCGCTGTCGATGACGTTCCCATCCGAAGCTCCCGGTGAACCGGCACCCGCGCCGGCAATGTCGCAACCTGCAGCGCCGATGCCCGAATTCAGTATCAGCGAGATGCCGGACGTCCAGTACTATGAAGCCGAGCAAGAGCCCGCGCCGCAACCGATGGCGCAAGATAATCTGCTGCGATCGGCGCCCGCTGGCGACATGATGCGTGACGCCATGCCACGTGACGCCATGCCACCGGCGCCGCCCGCCGAAGCCTATGCCGCTCCCGCGCCGATAACGTACGCACCCGCAACCGCCTATCCAGGGAATGCGTACAACGCTGATCAGCAAGGCGGATACCCCGCAACGAACAATCCTCCACCCCGCATGGCCAGCCTGGCGGACGTTCCCACTGGCATGCGTGCCGAGCCGAGCTATCCGGCGGCCGCGCCCAACTCGGGTGCGTTTCAAGGATATGCACCGGAGCCGGGCTATCAACCGCAAGCATTGCCCCAGCCAGCTAGCGCCATCGAGATGGATTCCAAATTACTGGTGGATTTACCCGGCGACCGACGGCTCGAAGGCATTCAATCGCCAAGCATCGTGATTCATAAGCGGGCACCCGCACAAGTCACGGTCGGAAAGCCGGCGACGTTCGTCATCCAAGTTCAAAATGTCGGTGCGGTCGAAGCCGACGTCACGGTTCACGATCGCGTTCCGCAGGGAACGCGTTTGATTGATGCTTCGCCCGCACCCGTACAGCAAGGCGACGTCTTGATGTGGCAGCTTGGTGTAATGCAAGCCGGTGCCGAACAAACGGTAACAATGCAATTGGTTCCCGAAACGGAAGGCGAAATCGGCAGCGTGGCTCGCGTCACCTTCGAAGCCGCTGCTTCGGTGCGAACGATGAGCACGCGACCCGAACTCAAGATCGTCCAACGCGCCCCCGAAAAAGTACTCATCGGACAACAGCTCGAAATCGAACTGGAAGTCTCCAATCCGGGATCCGGAACGGCCGGTAACGTCTCGTTGCAGGAAGACGTTCCTGACGGACTCGAGCACCCCAAGGGTCGTCAACTCGATAACCTGATCGGCAATTTGGCACCCGGCGAAGTGCGTACACAGGTCTTGCGTCTTAAGGCTGTTTCGCCCGGCTTGGTTCAAAATACCATTCGCTTGGTATCCGAAGACGGCTTGACGGCCGAGCACTCGATCAACGTCGAAGTGATCGCGCCGAAGATCGAAGTGGCACTGTCCGCTCCGTCGCTTCGCTATCTGGAACGCCAGGTCGCTTGCCAGCTAGAAATCATGAACACGGGAACGGCGGACGCGAACAACGTCGAAGTCTCCGTTCAGCTTGACCGTGGATTCACATTTGTCAGTACGGACTACGAAGGCCAATACGATCCATCTCGCCATTCGGTGTTCTGGTCATTGGCCCAGTTGCCACCTGGCGGTCGTGGGTCGGTTCCCTTGACATTGTTGGCGGTTGAGTCGGGCGACCGGATCATCACCGTTGACGCACGGGCCGATCTAGGGATCGCCGCGAAAAATGAACGCACGATTCGCGTCGAAGGACTTGCCGAACTGAGTTTTCAAATTATCAACCCAGGCGGACCCATCGAATTGGGCGCCGAATCCAGCTACGAGATCACCATCAACAACAGTGGCTCGAAACCGGATACGAATGTTCGCTTGGAACTGTATTTGCCACCAGGGTTGGAATTGATCGCGGCGGATGGCGATGCAGGAACCGACGGACGCGGCCTTGTCGCGTTCCAGCCGCGTGCCCAACTGGCACCGGGTGCGGAGATGAAGTATCGCGTGCGAGTTCGCGGAGTCGCAGCGGGCACCCACCTGGTCAAGGCGGTTGTGGTAAGCGATCAGGCAACCAAGCCGGTTTCGAAAGAAGAAAGCACGCTTGTCTATGCGGATCAGTAG